In Pseudomonas sp. LRP2-20, the genomic window CTGGTGCGCAGGGGTAACGTAGGCCAACCGGCAGCCCGTCACCTGCTCCAGGCGCTGGCAATCCATGCCCTCCTCGTCCACCGGCACGCCAGTGACCTTGCCACCGGCCACGGCAAAGGTGTACCCGGCCGCCCGGTAACCCGGGTTTTCCACAGCCACCCCGTCGCCCGGCTGCAACAGCAACTGTGCACAAAGGCTTATCGCCTGCTGCGCGCCACTGGTGATCACTATTTGTTCAGCCGCGCAGGAGAGGCCGCGTGAACGGCGCAAGTAGGCTGCAATCAGGTCGCGTAACAGTGGTTCACCCGCCGGGTCGCCATAACCAAGCTGCGAAAGGGCCGGATTGCGCCAGAAACCCGCCTGTAGCTTGGCCCAGACGTCGAACGGGAATAGATCGAATGCCGGAATCCCAACTCGAAATGCCCTCGGCGCACCGCTTTTTGGTGGCGGCAGATGGTTACTTTTCAGACGCTCCAACGGCTCACTGGAAAGCTTGTTGCTGGATAAATCCTCAGTATTTCCAAGCGAAAATGTGGATAAGTCTGTTGATAAACCCCGGGATAACCCTGTGGACAGTTGTGTGGATAGTTTTGCCAGGCGACTCACATAGGTGCCATCACCGACCCGGCTTTCAATGTAGCCCTCGGCATACAACTGGTCGTAGGCACGCACCACGCTGTTGCGCGACAGCGCCAGCACGTTCGCCAGTTCGCGCGTGGCCGGCAACCGGGTACCGCTGCTCAGTCGGCCATCGAGCACCCGTGCACGCAAGGCCTGGTACAGCTGCTGACTGAGACCACGGCGACGATCGAGAACGATTCCAGCAGGATCGAAAGGCAATACGAGGGAGCGCTCGCTCATGAGATTGGACCTATGAAAACAGCCTTTAATGGCTCTTACTCAGAGCCAATAGCCTGCCTACGATGGAGCCATTCGACAAGGACTCAGCGCATGTACAACAGCAAACCCCATCAGGAACATGACCTTGAGCGCTTGCACCAGCACATGCGCGACACCCGCCTGGCCGTGCTGGTCAGCCACGGTGAACAGGGCCTGCTGGCCACGCACCTGCCGGTGTTGCTGGCCACCGACGAGGGCGAATTCGGCACGGTCTACGCCCACCTGGCGCGAGCTAACCGGCAATGGCAGGCGCTGGAGCAAGGCGCCGAAGCATTGCTGGTGTTTCCGGGTGCCGATGCCTATGTCAGCCCCAGCTATTACCCGAGCAAGGCCGAAAACCCCAAGGTGGTGCCGACCTGGAACTACCTTGCCGTACACGCTTACGGCACGGCCGAAGTGATCCACGACGCCGCACCACTGCTGCAGATCGTCAGCCGCCTGACTGACCGCCACGAACAGGGCCGCAGCGAGCCCTGGAAAGTCGCCGACGCCCCCGCCGACTACCTCGACAGCATGCTCCGCGCCATCGTTGGCATCCGCCTGCCCATCACCCGCCTGCAAGGCGCGCGCAAGCTCAGCCAGAACCGCTCGGCGCAGGATATCGCTGGCGTGCGCGATGGCCTGGGCGCCAGCCCGGACTACCTGGACAACCAACTTGCGGCGCACATGCGCCAACTCTGAAGGAAAAGCCCATGCCCAGCGTTACCCTGCGCCCTGTCAGCGCCCAAGACCACGCCGCCTGGCTCGCCCTGTGGCAAGCCTACCTGCGCTTCTACCAGACCGAACTGGCCGAAACGGTCAGCCTCAGCACCTGGCAACGCCTGCTCGACCCGAATGAACCGACGCATTCGACCCTGGCATGGGTCGATGGCAAGGCGGTGGGCATGGTCAACTTCATCTACCATCGTTCCAACTGGAGCATCGAGAATTCCTGCTACCTGCAGGACCTCTACGTCGACAGCAGCCAGCGCGGCCTGGGCATCGGCCGCCAGCTGATCGAGCACGTGTATGCCACGGCCAAGGCCGCTGGCTGCATCAAGGTGCACTGGCTGACCCACGAAACCAACGCCACCGCCATCAGCCTGTACGAGCAGGTTGCCGAGCGCCCGGGCTTCATCCAATTCCGCAAAGGGTTGTAGGCCGCACATGACTGACGCACTGAACTGGAAACCTGCCGCTACGCCCAAGGCCGAGCCCATCGACGGCCGCTTCATCCGCCTGGAGAAACTCGACCCGGCGCGCCACGGCGACGACCTCTGGACCACGCTGCAAGGCCCGGCGTCCGATCCGCTGCTGTGGGACTACCTGCCCTACGGCCCCTTCACCGAGCGCGCCGCCTTCGACCGCTGGCTGCATGGCAACGCCGCCGGCCACGATCCTCTGTACTTCACGGTCATCGATCGCACCAGCGGCCAAGCCCAAGGCATGCTCACGCTGATGTCGATCGTGCCGGACCACGGCCGCATCGAGATCGGCCATATCGCTTTCGGCGCCCCCATGCAACGCACGCCTAAAAGCACCGAAGCCGTCTACTTGCTGGCCAAGCTTGGCTTTGAGCTGGGCAACCGTCGGCTGGAGTGGAAGTGCAACAACGCCAACGCCCGCTCCAAGCGCGCGGCAGAGCGCTTCGGCTTCGTTTTCGAGGGCGTGTTCCGCAAACACCTGGTGGTGAAGGACCACAACCGCGATACGGCGTGGTACTCAATTACCGATGATGAATGGCCGCAGGTCGCGGCGGGGTTCGAGCAGTGGTTGAGCGCAGAAAACCAGAGGCCGGAAGGCCAGGCACGAACACTTGTGGACTGCCGCAGGGGCTGATCATCAAGACCGATCACGGGCCAGCCGGCCTGTGATTGGTCTGAGGGGTTTACCTGACCTGGCTCGCGCGCCTTACGACACCCATCTGCAAACCAAATGGTTTGAATACAGCGTTCAACGACTTGAGCGTGGGATTGCCGTCCCCCTGCTCGATCTGAATGAGCGTACGCACGGAAATCTTGCACATCCGCGCAAACTGAGTCTGCTGCATCTTCGCCACCTCCACGCGCAGCCGTCGCACGGCAGCCCCCAGCTCAAGGCTGCCATCGGCAATACCTTCGCGCACGCCATCGATCATCAGCCCGCGGGCGTCGATGGAAACCGTCATGCCAACCCCCACTCCGCCATCCGGCGCTCAAGCTTGCCCAGCGCAATCGCCGGATGATTCATCACTGCATCCGGGAGCCCAAGACCGGACAAGATATCCGGCAATGCCAACAGATGCCGCGTATTCGAGAAAGCGTTGATCGCGAGTGATGACGTCTTGCCGTGAAAAACCGATCGGGTCCGCAAGGTCCAGTTCCTCGACCGACTCCTTGATGCGCAGATTGCCAATAGGGGCCGGGGTGGAGCGCCCGAGCAAATACAGGTCCTCACCCATGCCTTCCGGTTTCTCTCGGCCGATATGCCTGAGCAAAAAACGCTTCGCAGCCCCAGCGGGCGCGATGTCGTAAAGGAATGCCGGAGCGTGCGGCAGACGATGGGAGCCGAAGTCCACCGGCAGCCTGGCGCTTGCGGCCTGGCAGAACAGACTGTCGTAGGCATCCAGATTGGTTTTGACGTACTCGGAGGTGTACCCGAACTCACAGGGACTAGAGAGGCTCTTTTCAGGCTCGGCAAAGGCGATGGCAACAGCATCATGCCACCGCCCTTGATCATGGAGTTGGAGCGTGAGTCTGTGCATGGTTCACCTGCAATTTACTGCATGCTGCCGGACGATTCGGGCGTGTTATCTGCAGCATAGTGCAGATTCTCTACAGTCTCCATCCTTTACCTGCATTTTAATGCAGATAAAGGTAGCTCATCTTTATAAAATCTGCATTAAAATGCACTGCTGACGATAAAAAAAGGGGAGCATCCGCTCCCCAGAGGTTAACCGCTTGTAGATGAGGGCTGATCTCAGCCTTCGATCTCGATCAGGATCTCGCCCGGCGTCACTCGATCGCCCTTGGCAACGTGGATGGCCACGACCTTGCCGGCGATGGCCGCCTGCACTTCAGTCTCCATCTTCATCGCCTCGGTGATCAGCACCGCCTGGCCGGCCTTGACCACATCACCTTCCTTGACCAGCACATCGACGATGTTGCCCGGCATGGTGGTGCTGACGTGGCCCGGCGCGCTGGCCTGCTTGCGCTTGCTGCCACCGCCGCCGACGAACTCATTGAGCGGCTCGAACACCACTTCTTCCGGCATGCCGTCGATCGACAGGTAGAAGTGACGCTTGCCTTCGGCCTTGACGCCCACCCCGGTGATGTCGACGCGGTAGGTTTCACCGTGTACGTCGATGACGAACTCGGTCGGTACCCCTTCACCGGCATGGGACGCCACAGCGCCTGCTTCGGGAATCGGCAGCAGGGCTTCGGGGGTCAGGGTACCGGCTTCGCGTTCTTCGAGGAACTTGCGGCCAATGTCCGGGAACATCGCGAAGGTCAGCACGTCTTCTTCGCAACGGGCCAGTGCACCGATGTCGGCGCGCAGCTTGGCCATCTCTGGCTTGAGCAGGTCGGCCGGGCGCACATCGATCACTTCTTCGCTGCCGATCGCCTGGCGGCGCAGCTGCTCGTTGACCACACCTGGGGCCTTGCCGTAACCGCCTTGCAGGTACAGCTTCACCTCGTTGGTGATGGTCTTGTAGCGCTCGCCGGCCAGCACGTTGAAGAACGCCTGGGTACCGACGATCTGCGAGGTCGGGGTCACCAGCGGCGGGAAGCCGAGGTCTTCACGCACACGCGGGATCTCGGCCAGCACCTCGTTCATGCGGCTCAGCGCGCCCTGCTCCTTGAGCTGGTTGGCCAGGTTGGAAATCATCCCGCCTGGCACCTGGTTGACCTGCACGCGGGTGTCCACGGCGGTGAACTCGCTCTCGAACTGGTGGTACTTCTTGCGCACGGCGTAGAAGTACAGGCCGATTTCCTGCAGCAGTTCCAGGTCCAGGCCAGTGTCGAACTCGCTGCCCTTGAGCGCGGCGACCATCGACTCGGTACCCGGGTGGCTGGTGCCCCAGGCGAAGCTGGAGATCGCGGTGTCGATGTGGTCGGCACCGTTTTCCACGGCCTTGAGCTGGCACATGGCGGCCAGGCCGGCGGTGTCGTGGGAGTGGATGAACACCGGCAGCGACTGCTCGGCCTTCAGTGCCCTGACCAGCTCGCCGGTGGCGAACGGCGTCAGCAAGCCAGCCATGTCCTTGATCGCAATCGAGTCGCAACCCATGGCTTCCATCTGCTTGGCCTGGGCAACGAAGGCCTCGATGGTGTGCACGGGGCTGACGGTGTAGGCGATGGTGCCCTGGGCGTGCTTGCCAGCAGCCTTCACCGCTTCGATGGCAACACGCAGGTTACGCACGTCGTTCATCGCGTCGAAGATGCGGAACACGTCGATGCCGTTGACCGCAGCCTTGGCGACGAAGGCCTTGACCACGTCGTCGCTGTAATGGCGATAGCCGAGCAGGTTCTGGCCACGCAGCAGCATTTGCAGGCGGGTATTAGGCAGGGCCGCACGCAGTTTGCGCAGGCGCTCCCACGGGTCTTCCTTGAGGAAGCGCACGCAGGCATCGAAGGTGGCGCCACCCCAGACTTCCAGCGACCAGTAGCCGACTTTGTCGAGCTTGTCGCAGATCGGCAGCATGTCTTCGGTACGCATGCGGGTAGCCAGCAGGGACTGGTGGGCGTCGCGCAGGATCGTGTCGGTTACGTGAATTTTCTTGGACATTATAGGGTTCCTCACAGGCCTGCGTGGGCGGCGATGGCGGCGGCGATGGCCAGGGCCAGCTCTTCGGGTTTGCGCTTGATCGAGTAGTTGGTCAGTTCCGGGTGGCTTTCGACGAAGCTGGTATTGAACTGACCGCTACGGAATTCCGGATTGCGCAGGATTTCCTGGTAGTACGCGGCGGTGGTCTTCACCCCCTGCACGCGCATGTCGTCCAGGGCCCGCAGGCCGCGGTCCATGGCTTCTTCCCAGGTCAACGCCCAGACCACCAGTTTCAGGCACATGGAGTCGTAGAACGGTGGAATGGTGTAGCCGGTGTAGATAGCCGTGTCGGTACGCACACCCGGGCCGCCGGGGGCGTAGTAACGGGTGATCTTGCCGAAGCTGGGCAGGAAGTTGTTCTTCGGGTCTTCGGCGTTGATGCGGAACTGCAACGCATAGCCACGGTGCTGGATGTCTTCCTGTTTCACCGACAGCGGCAGCCCGGAAGCGATGCGGATCTGCTCACGGACGATGTCGATCCCGGTGATTTCCTCGGTGATGGTGTGTTCCACCTGCACCCGGGTGTTCATCTCCATGAAGTACACCTCGCCATCGGCGAGCAGGAACTCCACGGTACCGGCGTTCTCGTAGTTCACCGCCTTGGCTGCACGTACCGCCAGGTCGCCGATGTAGGCGCGCTGCTCGGGGGTGAGCTGTGGGCTCGGAGCGATTTCGATGAGTTTCTGGTTACGGCGCTGGATCGAGCAGTCGCGCTCGAACAGGTGCACGACGTTGCCGAAGCTGTCACCCAGGATCTGCGCCTCGATGTGCTTGGGGTTGACGATGCACTTTTCCAGGAACACTTCGGCCGAACCGAAGGCCTTGGTGGCCTCGGAGATCACCCGCGGGAAGTTCTGTTCCAGCTCTTCACGGCTGTTGCAGCGGCGGATACCACGGCCGCCACCACCGGAAGTGGCCTTGAGCATCACCGGGTAACCGATACGGTCGCCTTCGCTCAGGGCCTCATGAATATCGGCAACGTTGCCTTCGGTACCGGGGGTCACCGGCACACCGGCCTGGATCATGGTGCGACGCGCTTCGGTCTTGTCGCCCATGCGGCGGATGACGTCGGCGGCCGGGCCGATGAACTTGATCCCGCGCTCGGCGCAGATCTCCGCCAGTTCGGCGTTTTCCGAAAGGAAACCGTAGCCCGGGTGCAGGGCGTCACAGCCGGTTTCCACAGCAAGGTTCACCAGCTTGCGCGGGTTCAGGTAGCCGGCCAGCGGCTCGGCACCAATGCTGTAGGCCTCGTCGGCGCGCTTGACGTGCAAGGCATGACGGTCGGCATCGGAATAGATCGCGACAGAGCGAATGCCCATCTCGGCGCAGGCACGGACGATCCGAACTGCGATTTCACCCCGGTTGGCGATCAGGATTTTTTTTATCACTGGAGTCTTCCCAAAGCCGTAGGAACAGTCGATCCGGTTTTACCGGTCGGCGCGTGACCAGAGGTTGCTGGCCAGTCGCACATTCACCCTAGCGCTGAAGGTCGATAAACAAAAATCAATATTTGTTAGAGGCTGTATTAGCAAAAGCTTATAGTTCGGTAACAAGGTATTGCCAAAGAGCCGATAAAAATGCGTAAGTCCTTGATGCGTATGACATTGCGTCAATTGCAGATCTTCAACGAGGTGTGTGATTTACGCTCTTACAGCCGAGCGGCGGAGGAGATGGCACTGACGCAACCCGCCGTTAGTCTACAGATCCGTCAGCTCGAGGAGCTGATTGGCCAGCCGCTGTTCGAGTACGTCGGCAAGAAGCTCTACCTGACCGAAGCCGCCGAAGCGCTGCAGCGGGCCAGCCGCGACATCTTCGGGCGCCTGGAAAGCCTCGACATGCAGCTGTCGGACATGCAGGGCTCATTGCAGGGGCAGCTGAAACTGGCGATCGAGTCCAGTGCCAAGTACTTCGTGCCACACCTGTTCGCCGCCTTCAAGCAGCGTCACCCGGAGGTCAACCTGACCCTTACCGTGGTCAATCGGGCCCAGGCGATCCGCCGGCTTTCCGACAACCGCGACGATCTGATCATCATGTCCATGGTGCCGCAGGACATGGGCCTGGAGTTTCTGCCGTTTCTGAACAACCCGATCGTGGCTGTGGCCCCGCCTGAACACCCGCTGTGCAAGCTCGAACAGCTGCGCCTGCAGGACCTGGAGCCTCATACCCTGCTGGTCCGCGAGCAAGGTTCGGGAACGCGCAAGGCCTGCGAGGAGTACTTCAAGGACAAGCGCGTGCACTTCACCCAGACACTGGAGGTCGCTTCGGCCGATGCCCAGCGCGAATGCGTGATCGCCGGCCTGGGGATCGCCCTGCTGACCCGCCACGCCGTGAACCTGGAGCTGGCCACGGGGGTGCTCAGGGAGCTGCCGGTGGAAGAGTTGCCGCTGTACCGCAGCTGGTGTGTGGTGCAGGCCAAGGCCAAGCGACAGTCGCCGGTGGCCTTGGCCTTTCTTGCGTTCATCCGCAGCGAACGTGCGTTGATCAGCGCGCTTGTTGAGCGCTTCTCGGGGAAGCTGCCGCCGACGCCTGCCATACCGTGAGTGCTTGTAACTCGGGGTAATCCACAAGGTCACGGAGCAGTTGACGTTGGTCGCAATAGCTCTCGATCGCGCGGCGGTATTCCATGCGGCGCTGATCCTTTTCCTGCTGCTTGCGAGCCTTGGCGCTGGGTTGGTACGTACCGTCGAAGTCACGAGCCATTGCCTGTCTCCCAGTTAGGATGCGGGAGTTTCAGACTGGCCTCGGCGGTTTACGGTTTGGCTGTGGAATGGTGACAAAACCGTGAAATCTGCTTTGCCTGTGCGGGCCTATTCGCGGGCAAGCCCGCTCCCACAGGTACTGTATGCTTCTTGAAGGCAGTGCGATTCCTGTGGAAGCGGGCTTGCCGGCGAAGAGGCCGGTACAGGCTGATATCAGTCGTCTGTAGCCTTGATCGACTTGGGCGACAAACGCAGGCTGCGCAAGCTGCGCTTCACGCTCTTCAGGTGATTGACCAGGCTCGGCCCACGGGCCATGGCCACGCCCATGGCCAACACATCGATGACTACCAGGTGAGCGATACGCGAGGTCAGCGGGGTGTAGATCTCGGTATCTTCATGCACGTCGATCGCCAGGTTGACCGTCGACAGTTCCGCCAGCGGCGTCGCGCTCGGGCACAGAGTGATCAGGTTGGCACCGCTTTCACGCACCAGGTTGGCGGTGATCAGCAAGTCCTTGGAACGCCCCGACTGGGAAATGCACACCGCCACGTCACCCGGCTTCAACGTCACCGCCGACATGGCCTGCATGTGCGGGTCGGAGTAGGCCGCAGCGCTGAGCAGCAGGCGGAAGAACTTGTGCTGGGCGTCGGCGGCTACCGCACCGGACGCGCCAAAGCCGTAGAACTCCACGCGTTGCGCCTGAGCCATGGCACTCACGGCCTGTTGCAGGGCCTGGGGGTCGAGGTGCTCGCGTACTTCCATCAGCGTGTGCAGGGTGGTGTCGAAAATCTTCAGGCTGTAGTCGGCAACCGAGTCGTCCTCATGAATCGCGAACTGGCCGAAACTGGCACCGGCTGCCAGGCTTTGCGCCAGCTTGAGCTTGAGGTCCTGGAAGCCCGAACAACCGATCGCCCGGCAGAAACGCACGATCGTCGGCTCGCTGATGCCCACGCTGTGCGCCAGGTCGGCCATCGAGCTGTGCATGACGGCAGCCGGGTCGAGCAGCACGTGGTCGGCCACTTTGAGTTCCGATTTGCGCAGCAGGTGGCGCGATTGGGCGATATGTTGCAACAGATTCACGGGCTGGACTCGGTTATGATCGGCTGGCCGGGATGTAGCTTTCTTGTAGTTATACTACATGGACGCCAACCCGCCCAGTTAAACGAACGTGGAGAGTGGTGGTTTGACTATTCCTTGCGACATTCTGGTGTTCGGTGGCACCGGTGACCTGGCCCTGCACAAACTGCTGCCGGCGCTCTATCACCTGTATCGCGAGGCACGCCTGAACAACGCGGTGCGCATCATTGCCCTCGCCCGCCGGCACATTAGCCGTAACGAATACCTCAAGCTCGCCGAGCGCCATTGCCGGGCGCAGATCGCCCGCCACGACTTCGACGAGGACGTGTGGCAACGCTTTTCCGCCCGCCTCGACTACTTCCCCATGGACGCCGCGCAAAGCGCCGATTTCGGCCGCCTGGCGCGCTACCTCGGCGAGCCTGGAGGGCTGACCCGCATCTACTACCTGGCCACTGCGCCCAACCTCTTCGTACCGATCGCCAACCATCTGCGTGTTGCCGGGTTGGCCGACAGTGAAGCGCGCATCGTGCTGGAGAAACCGATCGGCCACTCGCTGGCATCCGCCACCGCCATCAACGAAGCGATCGGCGCGGTGTTCGACGAATCGCAGGTGTTTCGCATCGATCACTACCTGGGCAAGGAAACCGTGCAGAACCTGATGGCCCTGCGCTTCGCCAATGCCCTGCTGGAACCGGTGTGGCGCAACGGCCAGGTCGACCATGTGCAGATCAGCGTCTGCGAAACCCTGGGTGTGGAAAACCGCGGTGGCTACTACGACCGCGCCGGGGCGACCCGTGACATGCTGCAGAATCACCTTTTGCAGCTGCTGTGCCTGGTGGCCATGGAACCGCCGGCGCAATTCGAGGCCGAAGCCGTGCGCGACGAGAAAGTGAAGATCCTGCGTGCCCTCAAGCCCATCACCGGCCAGGACGTGCAGGACAAGACCGTGCGCGGCCAGTACGGTGCCGGGCACATCGGCGGCCAGGAAGTACCGGCCTACTACTTCGAGAAGGACGTCGACAACGACACCGACACCGAAACCTTCGTCGCCGTGCACGCCCACATCGACAACTGGCGCTGGGCCGGCGTGCCCTTCTACCTGCGTACCGGCAAGCGCATGGCGCGGCGCTCGTCGCAAATCGTCATCCAGTTCAAACCGGTGCCCCACGAGCTGTTCAGCGGCGGCCAGGTCAACCAGCTGCTGATCCAGCTGCAGCCCGAGGAACGCATCAGCCTGCGCATGATGACCAAGAGCCCCGGCAAGGGCATGCGCCTGGAGCCGGTCGATCTGGACCTGAACCTAGCCCAGGTATTTGGCCAGACCCGCCGATGGGACGCCTACGAACGCCTGCTGCTGGACATCCTGGAGGGCGACTCGACGTTGTTCATGCGCCGCGACGAAGTGGAGGCTGCCTGGACCTGGATCGACCCGATCATCAAGGGTTGGGAAGAGCACTTCCAGGCGCCCCGCCACTATGCTGCTGGCAGCAACGGCCCGGAACAGGCCAACAGCCTGCTGGCCAGGCACGGCAGGCACTGGCATGGCTGAGGGACCTTGCCTCAATGCGTCCAAGGGCGGGCAAGCATCTGCCTGAACTCAGGCTCCGGGACAGGCCTGCTGATCAGGTAGCCCTGGGCCTCATCACACGCGTGTTCCCGCAGGAACGCCAGCTGTTCCGCCGTTTCCACCCCTTCCGCCACCACCTTCAGGCCCAGGCTCCTGGACAGGGTGATGATTGCCTGGGTAATGGCCGCATCCTGGCTGCCTTCGTGCAAGCCGCGGATGAATGCCTGGTCGATCTTCACATAGTCCACCGGCAACCGCTTGAGGTAGCTCAATGACGAATAGCCGGTGCCAAAATCGTCGATGGCCAGTTTCACCCCCAGCGCGTGCAATTGCTCGAAGGTCGCGATGATGTGCTCGACGCTGTCCAGCAGCTGGCTTTCGGTAAGCTCCAGCTCCAGAAGGTGCGGTGCCAGGCCGGTCTCCTCAAGCACCTGACGCACCAGGCTGACCAGCTTGCCCTGGCGCAACTGGTACACCGACAGGTTGACCGAAACCCGCACCTCCAGCCCCTGGCGCTGCCAATCGCGAGCCTGCCTGCAGGCATGGCGGAGCACGAACTCGCCGATAGGGGCAATCAGCCCGGTTTCTTCGGCCAGGCCGATGAACTCCCCTGGGGGCACCATGCCCCACCCTGGATGTTGCCAGCGCACCAGGGCCTCGGCGGCATGCAGACGCCCACTGAGCAGGCACAGCTTGGGCTGGTAAAAGACCATGAGTTGTTCTTCATCGATGGCCTTGCGTAGCTGGTTCTCCAGCTGCAGGCGCTCGAGAGTGCTGGCGCGCAGGCTCTCGGTATAGAACTGGAAGTTGTCGCCGCCCAGATGCTTGGCATGCTGCTTGGCCATGTCTGCCTGGCTGATCAGGG contains:
- a CDS encoding helix-turn-helix domain-containing protein, with protein sequence MTVSIDARGLMIDGVREGIADGSLELGAAVRRLRVEVAKMQQTQFARMCKISVRTLIQIEQGDGNPTLKSLNAVFKPFGLQMGVVRRASQVR
- a CDS encoding FMN-binding negative transcriptional regulator codes for the protein MYNSKPHQEHDLERLHQHMRDTRLAVLVSHGEQGLLATHLPVLLATDEGEFGTVYAHLARANRQWQALEQGAEALLVFPGADAYVSPSYYPSKAENPKVVPTWNYLAVHAYGTAEVIHDAAPLLQIVSRLTDRHEQGRSEPWKVADAPADYLDSMLRAIVGIRLPITRLQGARKLSQNRSAQDIAGVRDGLGASPDYLDNQLAAHMRQL
- a CDS encoding LysR family transcriptional regulator, whose protein sequence is MRMTLRQLQIFNEVCDLRSYSRAAEEMALTQPAVSLQIRQLEELIGQPLFEYVGKKLYLTEAAEALQRASRDIFGRLESLDMQLSDMQGSLQGQLKLAIESSAKYFVPHLFAAFKQRHPEVNLTLTVVNRAQAIRRLSDNRDDLIIMSMVPQDMGLEFLPFLNNPIVAVAPPEHPLCKLEQLRLQDLEPHTLLVREQGSGTRKACEEYFKDKRVHFTQTLEVASADAQRECVIAGLGIALLTRHAVNLELATGVLRELPVEELPLYRSWCVVQAKAKRQSPVALAFLAFIRSERALISALVERFSGKLPPTPAIP
- a CDS encoding acetyl-CoA carboxylase biotin carboxylase subunit; translation: MIKKILIANRGEIAVRIVRACAEMGIRSVAIYSDADRHALHVKRADEAYSIGAEPLAGYLNPRKLVNLAVETGCDALHPGYGFLSENAELAEICAERGIKFIGPAADVIRRMGDKTEARRTMIQAGVPVTPGTEGNVADIHEALSEGDRIGYPVMLKATSGGGGRGIRRCNSREELEQNFPRVISEATKAFGSAEVFLEKCIVNPKHIEAQILGDSFGNVVHLFERDCSIQRRNQKLIEIAPSPQLTPEQRAYIGDLAVRAAKAVNYENAGTVEFLLADGEVYFMEMNTRVQVEHTITEEITGIDIVREQIRIASGLPLSVKQEDIQHRGYALQFRINAEDPKNNFLPSFGKITRYYAPGGPGVRTDTAIYTGYTIPPFYDSMCLKLVVWALTWEEAMDRGLRALDDMRVQGVKTTAAYYQEILRNPEFRSGQFNTSFVESHPELTNYSIKRKPEELALAIAAAIAAHAGL
- a CDS encoding PA3496 family putative envelope integrity protein produces the protein MARDFDGTYQPSAKARKQQEKDQRRMEYRRAIESYCDQRQLLRDLVDYPELQALTVWQASAAASPRSAQQAR
- the hexR gene encoding transcriptional regulator HexR, whose translation is MNLLQHIAQSRHLLRKSELKVADHVLLDPAAVMHSSMADLAHSVGISEPTIVRFCRAIGCSGFQDLKLKLAQSLAAGASFGQFAIHEDDSVADYSLKIFDTTLHTLMEVREHLDPQALQQAVSAMAQAQRVEFYGFGASGAVAADAQHKFFRLLLSAAAYSDPHMQAMSAVTLKPGDVAVCISQSGRSKDLLITANLVRESGANLITLCPSATPLAELSTVNLAIDVHEDTEIYTPLTSRIAHLVVIDVLAMGVAMARGPSLVNHLKSVKRSLRSLRLSPKSIKATDD
- a CDS encoding PLP-dependent aminotransferase family protein — translated: MSERSLVLPFDPAGIVLDRRRGLSQQLYQALRARVLDGRLSSGTRLPATRELANVLALSRNSVVRAYDQLYAEGYIESRVGDGTYVSRLAKLSTQLSTGLSRGLSTDLSTFSLGNTEDLSSNKLSSEPLERLKSNHLPPPKSGAPRAFRVGIPAFDLFPFDVWAKLQAGFWRNPALSQLGYGDPAGEPLLRDLIAAYLRRSRGLSCAAEQIVITSGAQQAISLCAQLLLQPGDGVAVENPGYRAAGYTFAVAGGKVTGVPVDEEGMDCQRLEQVTGCRLAYVTPAHQYPTGVTMSLPRRLALLAWAERNDGWIIEDDYDGEYRYSGAPLAPLAALDRQGRVLYVGTFGKIAFPALRLGYLVLPPRLVQAFSQGRALAVRHSEVGTQCVMAEFMAQGHFQRHIRRMRKAALSRRNVLKAGWPVDVPGLGAMPEVAAGLHVKVDVDNFAREQQLVARAEAVGVEVNPLSSYWLEESEVPVDKRAGLVLGFAAVPEGQIAEALMRLRKAWRA
- a CDS encoding GNAT family N-acetyltransferase, giving the protein MTDALNWKPAATPKAEPIDGRFIRLEKLDPARHGDDLWTTLQGPASDPLLWDYLPYGPFTERAAFDRWLHGNAAGHDPLYFTVIDRTSGQAQGMLTLMSIVPDHGRIEIGHIAFGAPMQRTPKSTEAVYLLAKLGFELGNRRLEWKCNNANARSKRAAERFGFVFEGVFRKHLVVKDHNRDTAWYSITDDEWPQVAAGFEQWLSAENQRPEGQARTLVDCRRG
- a CDS encoding GNAT family N-acetyltransferase, with amino-acid sequence MPSVTLRPVSAQDHAAWLALWQAYLRFYQTELAETVSLSTWQRLLDPNEPTHSTLAWVDGKAVGMVNFIYHRSNWSIENSCYLQDLYVDSSQRGLGIGRQLIEHVYATAKAAGCIKVHWLTHETNATAISLYEQVAERPGFIQFRKGL
- the oadA gene encoding sodium-extruding oxaloacetate decarboxylase subunit alpha, with translation MSKKIHVTDTILRDAHQSLLATRMRTEDMLPICDKLDKVGYWSLEVWGGATFDACVRFLKEDPWERLRKLRAALPNTRLQMLLRGQNLLGYRHYSDDVVKAFVAKAAVNGIDVFRIFDAMNDVRNLRVAIEAVKAAGKHAQGTIAYTVSPVHTIEAFVAQAKQMEAMGCDSIAIKDMAGLLTPFATGELVRALKAEQSLPVFIHSHDTAGLAAMCQLKAVENGADHIDTAISSFAWGTSHPGTESMVAALKGSEFDTGLDLELLQEIGLYFYAVRKKYHQFESEFTAVDTRVQVNQVPGGMISNLANQLKEQGALSRMNEVLAEIPRVREDLGFPPLVTPTSQIVGTQAFFNVLAGERYKTITNEVKLYLQGGYGKAPGVVNEQLRRQAIGSEEVIDVRPADLLKPEMAKLRADIGALARCEEDVLTFAMFPDIGRKFLEEREAGTLTPEALLPIPEAGAVASHAGEGVPTEFVIDVHGETYRVDITGVGVKAEGKRHFYLSIDGMPEEVVFEPLNEFVGGGGSKRKQASAPGHVSTTMPGNIVDVLVKEGDVVKAGQAVLITEAMKMETEVQAAIAGKVVAIHVAKGDRVTPGEILIEIEG